In the genome of Taurinivorans muris, one region contains:
- the cbiD gene encoding cobalt-precorrin-5B (C(1))-methyltransferase CbiD yields MKKHAQNLRYGYSTGACLSALGCALWKFLRQKKRPQQINITFLDGQEKELPLISDKLGQGILQIRKDGGDDPDCTHSAVLSASLFQSSLENAQKEDYILSVGNDTLILHATHGIGLCTRKGLDCEEGKWAINVNPRKMLMLNLQKYGMGQSPNSQIWQLNIGVENGEELAKKTLNAKLGVIGGISILGTTGHVKPFSHDAYVQTIRICVRTAKSEQSSHIVFGTGARSLSNAKKFYPYLPENNFIPIADFIGKSLEIAKEEGILEISVACMAGKLCKYASKQFYTHASKEEQDLSLLFQQIKELGFTENDMTDMNWHYAKSVREALHSFSANAQKQILQALAKKALAFFQSIHSAAYFHLLLCDFDGTILFTLHSGKKHA; encoded by the coding sequence ATGAAAAAGCATGCTCAAAATTTACGTTACGGATATTCGACAGGAGCGTGCCTTTCCGCCCTTGGCTGCGCGTTATGGAAATTTTTGCGACAAAAAAAGCGCCCGCAGCAAATAAACATCACGTTTTTGGACGGACAGGAAAAAGAGCTGCCCCTTATTTCGGATAAGCTCGGCCAAGGTATCCTGCAAATCCGAAAAGACGGCGGAGACGACCCCGACTGCACGCATTCAGCAGTGTTATCGGCAAGTCTTTTTCAAAGTTCCCTTGAAAACGCGCAAAAGGAAGATTATATCCTTTCCGTCGGAAACGACACGCTTATTCTGCATGCCACCCACGGCATAGGACTTTGCACACGCAAGGGGCTTGACTGCGAAGAGGGAAAATGGGCGATCAATGTCAATCCCCGCAAAATGCTTATGCTTAATCTGCAAAAATACGGCATGGGACAAAGCCCAAACTCTCAAATCTGGCAGCTCAATATCGGTGTTGAAAACGGAGAGGAACTGGCGAAAAAAACCCTCAACGCCAAACTCGGCGTTATCGGCGGAATTTCCATTTTAGGAACAACGGGGCACGTCAAGCCTTTCAGCCATGACGCTTATGTTCAAACCATCCGCATATGTGTACGCACAGCCAAATCGGAACAAAGTTCGCATATTGTTTTCGGCACGGGCGCAAGAAGCTTGAGCAATGCAAAAAAATTTTATCCGTACCTGCCTGAGAACAATTTCATCCCCATTGCGGATTTCATAGGCAAAAGTCTTGAAATAGCAAAAGAAGAAGGCATTTTGGAAATAAGCGTTGCCTGCATGGCGGGAAAACTCTGCAAATACGCAAGCAAACAATTTTACACCCATGCCAGCAAGGAAGAACAGGATTTATCCCTGCTTTTCCAACAAATCAAAGAACTCGGCTTTACGGAAAACGATATGACGGACATGAATTGGCACTATGCAAAGTCCGTGCGTGAAGCCCTCCATTCTTTTTCTGCAAACGCACAAAAACAAATATTGCAAGCACTTGCAAAAAAAGCGCTTGCATTTTTTCAATCAATTCATTCCGCGGCATATTTTCATTTGCTCCTTTGCGATTTTGACGGTACTATTCTTTTCACATTGCATAGCGGGAAAAAACATGCCTAA
- the greA gene encoding transcription elongation factor GreA encodes MSNTPISVQGYQKLEQELDRLKKERPIVIQAIKEAREEGDLKENAGYDAARERQGFLEARINYIESKLSAFNVVDLNTLSGNKVIFGATVRVVDIDTDEEKEFTLLGPDEADFASGSISISSPVGSALLGHEEGEEITIDIPKGRVTYEILSIEFRGA; translated from the coding sequence ATGAGTAACACTCCAATTTCCGTACAAGGCTATCAAAAACTTGAACAAGAGCTTGATCGCTTAAAAAAGGAACGTCCTATTGTGATTCAAGCGATTAAAGAAGCACGAGAAGAAGGTGATTTAAAAGAAAATGCTGGATATGATGCTGCTCGTGAACGCCAAGGTTTTTTAGAAGCCCGCATTAATTATATTGAATCAAAATTATCGGCTTTCAATGTTGTGGATTTAAATACGCTGAGCGGCAATAAGGTTATTTTTGGCGCAACGGTGAGAGTTGTTGATATTGATACCGATGAAGAAAAAGAATTTACCCTGCTTGGTCCCGATGAAGCCGATTTTGCGTCAGGCTCCATTTCTATCAGTTCCCCTGTCGGCAGTGCCTTGCTTGGACACGAAGAAGGCGAGGAAATCACCATTGATATTCCGAAAGGCCGTGTTACCTATGAAATTTTGTCTATTGAATTTCGTGGTGCGTAA
- the cobI gene encoding precorrin-2 C(20)-methyltransferase — MKLGKLYGVGIGSGNPEYLTLRACKILKEADTVFTVISQNASDSVSKSVVEYVKPQGKIELLIFSMAKNKTDRENQVAANANKILEELEQGKNVAFATLGDAMTYSTFGYVYKIIKEKHPDISIEIIPGINSFTTLSAISQKVLAENRQTLHVVPSFKEEDIEKIEFPENSTTILLKTYRTRETLLKRLQKEKEKHPGLEIIYGEHLGLESERLAFSLEEIKTIPETYLSMIMVKK, encoded by the coding sequence ATGAAACTTGGAAAATTATACGGGGTGGGCATAGGGTCCGGCAATCCGGAATATTTGACGCTGCGCGCCTGCAAAATTCTAAAAGAAGCGGACACGGTCTTTACAGTAATTTCCCAAAATGCAAGCGACAGCGTTTCCAAATCTGTTGTTGAATATGTCAAGCCCCAAGGAAAAATCGAACTTTTAATTTTCAGTATGGCAAAAAACAAAACCGACCGGGAAAACCAAGTTGCCGCTAACGCCAATAAAATTCTGGAAGAATTGGAACAAGGCAAAAATGTCGCCTTTGCAACACTCGGCGATGCCATGACTTACAGCACTTTCGGTTATGTCTATAAAATCATAAAGGAAAAACACCCCGATATATCAATCGAAATCATTCCGGGAATAAACTCATTCACAACCCTTTCAGCCATAAGCCAAAAAGTTTTGGCGGAAAACCGCCAAACCCTCCATGTCGTTCCATCCTTTAAAGAAGAAGACATTGAAAAAATCGAATTTCCGGAAAATTCCACCACGATTTTATTAAAAACCTACCGAACACGGGAAACGCTTCTAAAACGCCTGCAAAAAGAAAAGGAAAAACATCCCGGGCTTGAAATCATTTACGGCGAACATCTTGGCTTGGAGAGTGAACGCTTGGCTTTTTCCTTGGAAGAAATCAAAACGATTCCGGAAACATACCTTTCAATGATCATGGTGAAAAAATAA
- a CDS encoding PepSY domain-containing protein — MKNKIYALFLLFLSSLPHFAHAEQSEGTTMEEAKQIALTHARLKEDEIHSLKIEKEFDGNILQYEIEFYKDDIEYEYAVNIENGKIIQYSYEKNSASITPFQPDNAILPIRKIKEIALSHAKIKGDEAHFIKISQEIKRGYNIYTLKFIHDDLEYNYAINAVNGELIEYKVKDYR; from the coding sequence ATGAAAAACAAAATTTATGCGCTTTTTTTACTGTTTTTGTCTTCTTTGCCCCATTTTGCCCATGCAGAACAAAGCGAAGGAACAACCATGGAAGAAGCGAAGCAAATTGCCTTAACCCACGCCCGACTGAAAGAAGATGAAATCCATTCCCTCAAAATCGAAAAAGAATTTGACGGCAATATCCTGCAATATGAAATAGAATTTTACAAAGATGATATTGAATATGAATATGCCGTCAACATTGAAAACGGAAAAATCATACAATACAGTTATGAAAAAAACAGTGCGTCCATAACGCCGTTTCAGCCTGATAACGCAATTTTGCCCATACGAAAAATAAAGGAAATTGCTTTATCCCATGCGAAAATCAAAGGGGACGAAGCTCATTTCATAAAAATTTCTCAAGAAATTAAACGTGGTTACAACATATATACATTAAAATTCATACATGACGACCTTGAATACAACTATGCAATCAATGCTGTGAACGGCGAACTGATCGAATATAAAGTCAAGGATTACCGTTAA
- a CDS encoding precorrin-8X methylmutase, producing MGIQWTLSAGEIEKESFRIIFEETQNTPLAKLPPAEWKIARRLIHTTADLHIADTLVFSGNPIKAGIEALLSASPIFCDSKMIRSGLSMQKLQSINPDYSETHLLCSISDSDVIEKAQKENRTRALCSVEKNKDKLDNAIVLIGNAPLALAQICQYVLDGLVKPALIVGMPVGFVNVVESKELLTQCPVPYISLLGRRGGSALAVTTLHAIMENILK from the coding sequence ATGGGCATACAATGGACCTTATCGGCAGGCGAAATCGAAAAAGAAAGTTTTCGCATAATTTTTGAAGAAACCCAAAATACGCCCCTTGCAAAACTTCCTCCCGCGGAATGGAAAATCGCAAGAAGGCTTATCCACACAACAGCGGATCTGCATATCGCCGACACCTTGGTCTTTTCCGGTAATCCCATTAAAGCCGGCATTGAAGCCCTTTTATCCGCAAGCCCTATTTTTTGCGATTCCAAAATGATACGCTCTGGACTGTCCATGCAGAAACTGCAATCCATTAATCCCGATTATTCCGAAACGCACTTGCTCTGTTCCATAAGCGACAGCGATGTTATTGAAAAAGCCCAAAAAGAGAATAGGACACGGGCCCTTTGCTCCGTGGAGAAAAATAAGGACAAACTCGACAATGCCATTGTGCTGATCGGCAACGCCCCTCTTGCTCTTGCCCAAATATGCCAATATGTTTTAGACGGACTGGTAAAACCCGCCCTTATTGTCGGCATGCCTGTCGGTTTTGTCAATGTCGTGGAATCAAAAGAACTTTTAACCCAATGCCCCGTCCCTTACATTTCCCTTTTAGGCAGACGCGGAGGCAGCGCCTTAGCTGTGACAACCCTGCATGCCATTATGGAAAATATTTTAAAATAA
- a CDS encoding TIGR01212 family radical SAM protein (This family includes YhcC from E. coli K-12, an uncharacterized radical SAM protein.) has product MKSHYLYYSFDAWLKNRHKAKVQKISLDAHAGCPNRDGTIQYGGCTFCNADGSGSGLMQKGLSLTKQWEYWLNKFSKSDRLKNTKNFLAYMQSYSNTYGCLEKLEKMTTELASLEKCAGFSIGTRPDCIDEEKLRLLASLPFQTKWIEFGIQSMHDETLKRIRRGHSVQCSVDAITRSRKYNLNVCVHLMAGLPDETKEDFLDTVREVCKLPVQGIKLHGLYVCKNTQLAKDYRANAYTPMEQEDYIRLICDALCIIPSNIAIHRLTADCHDEELIAPEWAKLKGHIVRGIEGLLFHEGKWQGCKNDVPFENPYTALYKKLERL; this is encoded by the coding sequence ATGAAATCACATTATCTTTATTATTCCTTTGATGCATGGCTCAAAAACAGGCATAAGGCGAAAGTACAAAAAATTTCCCTTGACGCCCATGCAGGCTGCCCCAACAGGGACGGTACCATTCAATACGGAGGCTGCACGTTCTGCAATGCGGACGGCTCCGGTTCCGGGCTTATGCAAAAAGGACTGAGCCTTACCAAACAATGGGAATACTGGCTCAATAAATTCAGCAAATCAGACAGGCTCAAAAACACAAAAAATTTTCTCGCCTATATGCAGTCCTATTCCAATACTTACGGCTGTCTTGAAAAATTGGAAAAAATGACAACAGAACTGGCAAGTTTGGAAAAATGCGCCGGATTTTCCATCGGCACCCGTCCCGACTGCATTGATGAAGAAAAGCTCCGGCTTTTGGCTTCGCTGCCCTTTCAAACAAAATGGATAGAATTCGGCATACAATCCATGCACGACGAAACCCTCAAGCGCATACGCAGGGGGCATTCCGTGCAATGCTCGGTGGACGCCATAACACGTTCACGCAAGTACAATCTCAATGTCTGCGTCCATCTTATGGCGGGGCTTCCAGACGAAACAAAGGAAGATTTTCTTGATACGGTGAGGGAAGTGTGCAAACTTCCCGTTCAAGGCATAAAACTCCATGGGCTGTATGTTTGCAAAAACACACAGCTCGCAAAAGATTATCGTGCAAATGCCTATACGCCTATGGAACAGGAAGACTACATCAGACTCATTTGCGACGCATTATGCATTATTCCCTCAAATATCGCCATTCACAGACTTACTGCTGATTGCCATGATGAGGAACTCATCGCTCCCGAATGGGCGAAACTCAAAGGGCATATCGTTCGGGGCATTGAAGGGCTTCTTTTTCATGAAGGAAAATGGCAAGGCTGCAAAAATGATGTTCCTTTTGAAAATCCCTATACAGCCTTATACAAAAAACTGGAACGGTTATGA